One Mycolicibacterium parafortuitum DNA segment encodes these proteins:
- a CDS encoding endonuclease/exonuclease/phosphatase family protein, which yields MIRLLATLLGLAALVVAAAGFTARYLPISGHPTLILAAAAPYLSVAAPAAMLLFALGRRWVLSLVAVALTVALMWVYVPRYQVASAAEAGTVELRVLTANLGMGQADPDALAALAANSADVVAVQEMTQEAADGLSAAGMDQVFPHRVIVPAPMAAGIGIWSRFPLVHPGRIDGYALPMVGSRIRVPGVRVDATVLSVHLAAPWPMPIDAWRSDLTAFADTLREIGVSAGAGAVIVAGDFNSTYEMAPFRKLLDEGYGDAAVDAGAGLARSYPGRGYRPPLIGIDHILTRNCSASAVRTVVVPGADHRGLLATLHLPVDLTAS from the coding sequence ATGATCCGGCTTCTCGCGACGCTGCTGGGCCTGGCGGCCCTCGTCGTCGCGGCGGCGGGCTTCACGGCCCGGTACCTGCCCATCTCCGGGCACCCGACGCTGATCCTGGCCGCCGCCGCGCCGTACCTGTCGGTGGCCGCACCGGCGGCGATGCTGCTGTTCGCCCTCGGCAGGCGCTGGGTGCTGAGCCTGGTCGCGGTGGCGCTGACCGTCGCGCTGATGTGGGTCTACGTCCCGCGCTATCAGGTGGCCTCGGCAGCCGAGGCCGGGACCGTCGAGCTGCGCGTGTTGACCGCCAATCTCGGTATGGGACAGGCGGATCCGGATGCGCTCGCCGCGCTGGCCGCGAACTCCGCCGATGTGGTGGCGGTACAGGAGATGACGCAGGAGGCCGCCGACGGTCTGTCCGCCGCCGGGATGGACCAGGTGTTCCCGCACCGGGTGATCGTGCCCGCGCCGATGGCGGCGGGAATCGGTATCTGGAGCAGGTTCCCGCTCGTGCATCCGGGCCGGATCGACGGCTACGCATTGCCGATGGTCGGGTCGAGGATCCGGGTCCCGGGGGTACGCGTCGACGCGACCGTGTTGTCGGTCCACCTGGCCGCGCCGTGGCCCATGCCGATCGACGCGTGGCGTTCCGACCTCACGGCGTTCGCCGACACGCTGCGCGAGATCGGCGTCAGCGCAGGGGCGGGCGCGGTGATCGTGGCGGGCGACTTCAACTCCACCTATGAGATGGCGCCGTTCCGCAAGCTGCTCGACGAGGGCTACGGCGACGCGGCCGTCGACGCCGGCGCCGGTCTGGCGCGCAGCTATCCCGGCCGCGGGTACCGTCCGCCCCTGATCGGGATCGACCACATCCTGACCAGGAACTGCTCGGCGTCGGCCGTGCGGACGGTCGTCGTGCCAGGCGCCGACCATCGCGGCCTGCTGGCCACCCTCCACCTGCCGGTCGACCTCACGGCGAGTTGA
- the fgd gene encoding glucose-6-phosphate dehydrogenase (coenzyme-F420): protein MAELKLGYKASAEQFAPRELVELAVAAEEHGMDSATVSDHFQPWRHEGGHAPFSLAWMTAVGERTKRLQLGTSVLTPTFRYNPAVIAQAFATMGCLYPNRIFLGVGTGEALNEIATGYEGEWPEFKERYARLRESVRLMRELWLGDRVDFEGEYYKTKGASIYDVPEGGIPIYIAAGGPQVAKYAGRAGDGFICTSGKGEELYKDKLIPAMREGAEAAGKNPDDVDRMIEIKISYDTDPELALENTRFWAPLSLTAEQKHSIDDPIEMEKAADALPIEQVAKRWIVASDPDEAVAKVKDYVDWGLNHLVFHAPGHDQRRFLELFQRDLEPRLRKLG, encoded by the coding sequence ATGGCTGAACTGAAACTGGGCTACAAAGCGTCGGCGGAGCAGTTCGCGCCTCGCGAACTCGTCGAACTCGCCGTCGCCGCCGAAGAGCACGGCATGGACAGCGCCACCGTCAGCGACCACTTCCAGCCCTGGCGGCATGAGGGCGGCCACGCCCCGTTCTCGCTGGCATGGATGACCGCCGTCGGGGAACGCACCAAGCGACTGCAGCTGGGCACCTCGGTGCTCACCCCGACCTTCCGCTACAACCCGGCCGTCATCGCCCAGGCGTTCGCGACCATGGGATGCCTGTACCCGAACCGGATCTTCCTCGGCGTCGGCACCGGGGAGGCGCTCAACGAGATCGCGACCGGTTACGAGGGTGAGTGGCCGGAGTTCAAGGAGCGCTACGCACGGCTGCGCGAATCCGTCCGGCTGATGCGCGAACTGTGGCTCGGTGACCGCGTCGACTTCGAGGGCGAGTACTACAAGACCAAGGGCGCGTCGATCTACGACGTGCCCGAGGGCGGCATCCCGATCTACATCGCCGCGGGCGGCCCGCAGGTCGCCAAGTACGCCGGTCGTGCCGGCGACGGCTTCATCTGCACCTCCGGCAAGGGGGAGGAGCTCTACAAGGACAAGCTGATCCCGGCCATGCGGGAAGGTGCGGAGGCCGCCGGCAAGAACCCCGACGACGTCGACCGGATGATCGAGATCAAGATCTCCTACGACACCGATCCGGAACTCGCGCTGGAGAACACCCGGTTCTGGGCCCCGCTGTCGCTGACCGCCGAGCAGAAGCACTCCATCGACGATCCGATCGAGATGGAGAAGGCCGCCGACGCACTGCCGATCGAGCAGGTCGCCAAGCGCTGGATCGTCGCGTCGGACCCCGACGAGGCCGTCGCCAAGGTGAAGGATTACGTCGACTGGGGCCTGAACCATCTGGTGTTCCACGCCCCCGGCCACGATCAGCGCCGGTTCCTGGAACTGTTCCAGCGTGACCTGGAGCCGAGGCTGCGCAAGCTCGGCTGA
- a CDS encoding MBL fold metallo-hydrolase yields MAPVVTAITERVHFAQTDLVNWTLVTGSDESGGGVILIDAGFPGHREDVLASLRALGFGAGDVRAILLTHAHIDHFGTAIWFAGTHGTPVYCHTDEVGHSRREYLEQASPVAVARNAWQPKWLKWSVSIIRKGALTHEGIPTTAALTAETATQLPGAPVCVPTPGHTGGHCSYVVDGVLVSGDALVTDHPVSGRRGPQLLPSVFNHDEAACLRSLDALGNLDTEVLLPGHGPVWRGPVRDAVDQARLP; encoded by the coding sequence ATGGCACCGGTAGTCACGGCCATCACCGAGCGCGTGCACTTCGCCCAGACGGACCTGGTGAACTGGACGCTGGTCACCGGCTCCGACGAGAGCGGCGGCGGGGTGATCCTGATCGACGCGGGCTTCCCCGGGCACCGCGAGGACGTGCTGGCCTCGCTGCGCGCCCTCGGCTTCGGCGCCGGCGATGTGCGCGCAATCCTGTTGACCCACGCCCACATCGACCATTTCGGCACCGCGATCTGGTTCGCAGGAACCCACGGCACCCCGGTGTACTGCCACACCGACGAGGTCGGGCACTCCAGGCGCGAATATCTCGAGCAGGCCTCCCCGGTGGCGGTGGCCCGCAACGCATGGCAACCGAAGTGGCTCAAGTGGTCGGTGTCGATCATCCGTAAGGGCGCGCTGACCCACGAGGGCATCCCGACCACGGCGGCGCTGACCGCCGAGACCGCCACACAGCTGCCGGGCGCCCCGGTGTGCGTTCCGACGCCGGGGCACACCGGCGGGCACTGCTCGTACGTGGTGGACGGGGTGCTCGTCAGCGGCGACGCGCTGGTCACCGATCATCCGGTGTCGGGCCGCCGCGGCCCGCAGCTGTTGCCGTCGGTGTTCAACCACGACGAGGCCGCCTGTCTGCGCAGCCTCGACGCGCTCGGCAATCTCGACACCGAGGTGCTGCTGCCCGGACACGGCCCGGTGTGGCGGGGGCCGGTGCGCGACGCGGTGGATCAGGCCAGATTGCCGTAG
- a CDS encoding LLM class flavin-dependent oxidoreductase, protein MDAERPNGIRLAARIPGTAGFDTCMRIARSAERGRFDFVLLDFVHESAPDPFSVMAALSAVTDRIGLVAVVDTDTAEPFDVARKLATVDHLSGGRAGWRIADSCDRERAGEFAAVAREFWDSWAEDAVPADREAGRYVDPDRIRPVEHRGAHFTVRGVATMPRPPQRYPVLITAGLRALSGPPGAITAEIARQVRHGGGDVLLVGPDGLDAVVEHLGPTAL, encoded by the coding sequence GTGGATGCTGAGCGCCCCAACGGTATTCGCCTGGCGGCGCGGATTCCCGGGACGGCCGGGTTCGACACCTGCATGCGCATCGCCCGGTCGGCCGAGCGCGGACGCTTCGACTTCGTCCTGCTCGACTTCGTCCACGAGAGCGCGCCCGACCCGTTCTCCGTAATGGCCGCGCTGTCGGCGGTGACCGATCGCATCGGCCTCGTCGCGGTGGTGGACACCGACACCGCTGAGCCGTTCGATGTAGCGCGGAAACTGGCCACCGTCGACCACCTGTCCGGCGGCCGGGCCGGATGGCGCATCGCCGATTCCTGCGACCGCGAACGTGCCGGGGAGTTCGCCGCCGTCGCACGCGAATTCTGGGACAGCTGGGCCGAGGACGCCGTGCCGGCCGACCGCGAGGCGGGCCGCTACGTCGATCCAGACCGGATCCGGCCGGTCGAGCACCGCGGCGCCCATTTCACCGTCCGCGGCGTCGCGACGATGCCGCGCCCGCCGCAGCGGTATCCAGTGCTGATCACCGCCGGTCTTCGGGCGCTGTCGGGTCCGCCCGGCGCGATCACCGCCGAGATCGCACGGCAGGTGCGTCACGGCGGTGGTGACGTTCTCCTGGTCGGCCCGGACGGCCTCGACGCGGTCGTCGAGCACCTCGGCCCGACCGCGCTATAG
- a CDS encoding LLM class flavin-dependent oxidoreductase, protein MTVPLAILDLAPIPEGSDAATALRNTVDLAQHAERWGYRRFWVAEHHFVSVASSAPAVLIGQIAAATQSIRVGAAAVQLGQTTAIAVTETFGMLDAFHPGRIDLGVGRSGQRRREAQRDPAVKREPKPVPPWQEIDGVVIPAPFDITAMMRNPRLKARMSVLQQPEAVAPDFAEQVDDILAMIAGRYRIGDVEAHAVPGEGAALTPWVFGSSKGQSARVAAARGLPFVASYHITPATALDAVEVYRAEFQPSPALAEPYVVVSADVVVAEDSATARHLASSYGHWVYSIRAGDGASPYPDPDRVVPLPAEQEAVVKDRTATQFVGDPDEVAHRLDALQRVSAADELVITSVTHRHRDRLRSHRLLAERWGLAGGC, encoded by the coding sequence ATGACCGTTCCACTGGCCATCCTTGATCTCGCGCCGATCCCCGAGGGCTCCGACGCGGCCACCGCCCTGCGCAACACCGTCGACCTGGCCCAGCACGCCGAACGCTGGGGGTACCGGCGATTCTGGGTGGCCGAACACCACTTCGTCTCGGTCGCGAGTTCGGCGCCCGCGGTACTGATCGGGCAGATCGCCGCGGCGACACAGAGTATCCGGGTCGGCGCCGCGGCGGTCCAGCTCGGCCAGACCACCGCGATCGCCGTCACCGAGACCTTCGGCATGCTCGACGCCTTCCACCCAGGCCGGATCGACCTCGGGGTCGGGCGCTCGGGGCAGCGCCGCCGCGAGGCGCAGCGCGACCCGGCCGTGAAGCGGGAACCGAAACCCGTGCCGCCGTGGCAGGAGATCGACGGCGTGGTGATCCCGGCGCCGTTCGACATCACCGCGATGATGCGTAACCCGCGGCTGAAGGCCCGGATGTCGGTGCTGCAGCAACCCGAGGCCGTCGCACCGGATTTCGCCGAACAGGTCGACGACATCCTCGCGATGATCGCCGGCCGCTACCGGATCGGCGACGTCGAGGCGCACGCCGTGCCGGGGGAGGGGGCTGCGCTGACGCCGTGGGTGTTCGGCAGCAGCAAGGGTCAAAGCGCCCGGGTCGCTGCCGCGCGGGGGCTGCCGTTCGTCGCGAGCTACCACATCACCCCGGCCACCGCGCTCGACGCCGTCGAGGTGTACCGCGCCGAGTTCCAGCCCTCGCCGGCGCTGGCCGAACCTTACGTGGTGGTGTCGGCCGATGTGGTGGTCGCCGAGGACAGTGCCACCGCACGGCATCTGGCGTCGAGTTACGGCCACTGGGTGTATTCGATCCGGGCCGGTGACGGTGCTTCGCCCTACCCCGACCCGGATCGTGTCGTGCCGTTGCCCGCGGAGCAGGAGGCGGTGGTGAAGGACCGCACCGCAACACAATTCGTCGGAGACCCCGACGAGGTGGCGCATCGGCTCGATGCGCTGCAACGGGTCAGCGCCGCCGACGAGTTGGTGATCACCTCGGTGACCCACCGCCATCGCGACCGGTTGCGGTCGCATCGGTTGCTCGCCGAGCGCTGGGGGTTGGCCGGTGGATGCTGA
- a CDS encoding LLM class flavin-dependent oxidoreductase: MTAPPRVAVALEGYGWHPEAWRHTTDTRPVTAGDYWADLARTAERGLVDFVTFDDSLSPQRRRRPEIDPRWLAGRPDAVLLAARVAAVTRHVGLVPVANVTHTPAGQLAKTFVTLNDISCGRAGWQIRVGAAAHEARLYGRPPPAGEVFDDALRAVAAVRDLWPSPQPVVAALAHNPRVYEFAAAGADLVFITPQGDDSVTTILGEVEQAGGRGLQVYADLYVTFDGAVDERSDALVFSGTPRELADHIVAWHRLGVHGIRLRPAVNSADLPVIAGELIPLLQHRVGFRTGYSDGETLRQRLGLPADRSVKASPP; encoded by the coding sequence GTGACCGCGCCGCCGCGGGTCGCCGTCGCACTGGAGGGCTACGGCTGGCATCCCGAGGCGTGGCGCCACACGACCGATACCCGCCCGGTGACGGCGGGCGACTACTGGGCGGACCTCGCCAGGACCGCCGAACGCGGGCTCGTCGATTTCGTCACGTTCGACGATTCGCTGTCCCCGCAACGGCGCAGGCGCCCGGAGATCGATCCGCGCTGGCTCGCCGGCCGCCCCGATGCGGTGCTGCTCGCGGCGCGGGTGGCGGCGGTGACGCGGCACGTGGGGCTCGTCCCGGTGGCCAACGTCACCCACACCCCGGCCGGTCAGTTGGCGAAAACCTTTGTGACGCTCAATGACATCTCCTGCGGCCGGGCCGGATGGCAGATCAGGGTCGGCGCCGCGGCGCACGAGGCGCGGCTGTACGGCAGGCCCCCGCCGGCCGGGGAGGTGTTCGACGACGCGCTCCGCGCTGTCGCGGCGGTCCGGGACCTGTGGCCTTCTCCCCAACCGGTGGTCGCCGCCCTCGCGCACAACCCGCGCGTTTACGAGTTCGCCGCCGCCGGTGCCGATCTCGTGTTCATCACCCCGCAGGGCGATGACTCGGTGACGACGATCCTCGGTGAGGTCGAACAGGCCGGCGGACGGGGTCTGCAGGTGTACGCCGACCTCTACGTCACGTTCGACGGCGCCGTCGACGAACGCTCGGACGCGCTGGTGTTCTCGGGGACCCCACGCGAACTCGCCGACCACATCGTCGCCTGGCACCGCCTCGGTGTGCACGGAATCCGGCTGCGCCCGGCCGTGAACTCCGCCGACCTGCCCGTCATCGCCGGCGAACTGATCCCGCTACTGCAACATCGCGTCGGCTTCCGTACCGGCTACTCCGACGGTGAGACGCTGCGGCAACGCCTCGGACTTCCCGCCGACAGGTCTGTGAAAGCGAGCCCGCCATGA
- a CDS encoding GNAT family N-acetyltransferase, translating into MSVPAVGELRFVAVGQDDPLAAPLLEELATEYADRYGGTRDRVHAWLRGYPADEFTPPAGGLILGLLGERPVTGGAFRRFDEHTAELKRIWTDSGHRRRGYGRALVSRLETEITARGYRRIYLTTGDRQPEAEALYTSLGYTRLDDPLPADGEVYPIAFMKVLT; encoded by the coding sequence ATGTCCGTACCTGCGGTGGGTGAGTTGCGCTTCGTCGCGGTGGGCCAGGACGATCCGCTGGCCGCACCGCTACTCGAGGAGCTCGCGACCGAATACGCCGACCGCTACGGCGGCACGCGCGACCGCGTCCACGCCTGGTTGCGCGGGTATCCGGCAGATGAATTCACACCACCGGCAGGCGGGCTGATCCTCGGATTGCTCGGCGAGCGGCCGGTGACCGGCGGCGCGTTCCGCCGCTTCGACGAGCACACCGCCGAACTCAAACGCATCTGGACCGACAGTGGGCACCGCCGCCGCGGCTACGGGCGGGCGCTGGTGTCGCGGCTGGAGACCGAGATCACCGCCCGCGGTTACCGCCGGATCTACCTGACCACCGGCGACCGCCAGCCCGAGGCCGAGGCGCTGTACACCTCGCTGGGCTACACCCGACTCGACGACCCGCTGCCCGCCGACGGCGAGGTCTACCCGATCGCGTTCATGAAAGTCCTGACGTGA
- a CDS encoding GntR family transcriptional regulator — protein MPVPDERGKHKRSLLREQAYESIRDAIIAGTLAPGEKLRDADLERWLGISRTPIREALARMEAAGLVHTVPGRSTVVSTIERKAVLDAQTVAAAMHALAARLAVPLMDKSDFTEMAGANKDFADAVSAGDAAAAIRADDRFHGVVVAASGNDLIPTVLEQVTPVLRRLESLRFSSLCGRQSIAQHKKIIECCRKRDADAAAEATRENWETLTLLIEHLDDD, from the coding sequence ATGCCGGTTCCGGACGAGCGCGGAAAGCACAAGCGATCACTGCTGCGCGAGCAGGCCTACGAGTCGATCCGGGACGCGATCATCGCGGGCACGCTGGCGCCCGGGGAGAAACTGCGCGACGCCGACTTGGAGAGGTGGCTCGGCATCAGCCGCACCCCGATCCGGGAAGCGCTCGCACGCATGGAGGCCGCCGGCCTGGTGCACACCGTCCCGGGGCGCTCGACGGTGGTGTCGACCATCGAGCGCAAGGCGGTGCTCGATGCCCAGACCGTCGCCGCGGCCATGCACGCGCTGGCCGCCCGCCTCGCCGTCCCCCTGATGGACAAATCGGACTTCACCGAAATGGCCGGCGCCAACAAGGACTTCGCGGATGCCGTGTCGGCCGGGGACGCCGCGGCGGCGATCCGCGCCGACGACCGGTTCCACGGCGTCGTCGTCGCCGCGAGCGGCAACGACCTGATCCCGACCGTGCTCGAACAGGTGACCCCGGTACTTCGGCGGCTGGAGTCCCTGCGCTTCTCGTCGCTGTGCGGGCGGCAGTCGATCGCGCAGCACAAGAAGATCATCGAGTGCTGCCGCAAGCGCGACGCGGACGCGGCCGCCGAGGCGACCCGGGAGAACTGGGAGACGTTGACGCTGTTGATCGAACACCTCGACGACGACTGA
- a CDS encoding SDR family oxidoreductase gives MDNIRGKTIAITGAARGIGYATAETLLRRGARVVIGDRDVALQESSVAKLSNLGPVSGYPLDVTDRESFSTFLDKARTDGGGHIDVLINNAGVMPIGPFLEQSEQAIRSSLEVNLYGVITGCQLALPDMITRGRGHIINIASLSGLIPVPGQVVYVGAKFGVVGLSAALADEVAPHGVHVSVVMPPFTKTELIAGTKESGAIKPVEPEQIAAAVAKTLDKPKTHVSVPPVLRFTAQAAQLLGPRGRRWLNRKLGLDQVFLDFDSTARQSYEQRARSALGVVEGPDKN, from the coding sequence ATGGACAACATCCGGGGTAAGACCATCGCGATCACCGGAGCCGCCCGCGGCATCGGCTACGCCACGGCGGAAACCCTGCTCCGGCGCGGTGCGCGCGTGGTGATCGGCGACCGCGACGTAGCGCTGCAGGAGTCCTCGGTGGCCAAGCTGTCCAACCTCGGCCCCGTCTCGGGTTATCCGCTCGACGTCACCGACCGGGAGTCGTTCTCGACCTTCCTCGACAAGGCCCGCACCGACGGCGGCGGCCACATCGACGTACTGATCAACAACGCGGGCGTGATGCCGATCGGGCCGTTCCTCGAGCAGTCCGAGCAGGCGATCCGCTCGTCGCTCGAGGTGAACCTCTACGGCGTGATCACCGGATGCCAGCTGGCGCTGCCCGACATGATCACCCGGGGGCGCGGCCACATCATCAACATCGCGTCGCTGTCCGGCCTGATCCCGGTGCCCGGTCAGGTGGTCTACGTCGGCGCCAAATTCGGTGTGGTCGGGCTGTCGGCCGCGCTGGCCGACGAGGTGGCCCCGCACGGTGTGCACGTGTCGGTGGTGATGCCGCCGTTCACCAAGACCGAACTGATCGCAGGCACCAAGGAGAGCGGCGCGATCAAACCGGTGGAGCCCGAGCAGATCGCCGCCGCCGTCGCCAAGACGCTGGACAAGCCCAAGACCCACGTCTCGGTGCCGCCGGTACTGCGCTTCACCGCGCAGGCCGCCCAGCTGCTCGGTCCGCGCGGAAGGCGTTGGCTGAACAGGAAACTGGGACTCGACCAGGTCTTCCTCGACTTCGACAGCACCGCCCGCCAAAGTTACGAGCAACGGGCGCGCTCAGCGCTCGGCGTGGTCGAGGGGCCGGACAAGAACTAG
- a CDS encoding O-succinylhomoserine sulfhydrylase produces MSDETPSVRRPAQLPDGVSQDTIGVRGGLLRSGFEETAEAMYLTSGYVYSSAADAEKAFTGEIDRYVYSRYGNPTVSMFEERLRLLEGAPACFATSTGMSAVFTALGALLGAGDRLVAARSLFGSCFVVCNEILPRWGVETVFVDGDDLAQWEEALSVPTQAVFFETPSNPMQSLVDIAAVCELAHAAGAKVVLDNVFATPILQQGMPLGADVVVYSGTKHIDGQGRVLGGAILGDTEYIDGPVQKLMRHTGPALSPFNAWTLLKGLETLALRVQHQTASAHRIAEFLEGHSAVSWVKYPFLESHPQYELAKRQMSGGGTVVTFELKGGAGGAGNPAAAKERAFEVLDKLQIVDISNNLGDSKSLITHPATTTHRAMGPEGRAAIGLGDGVVRISIGLEGTEDLIADLDRALG; encoded by the coding sequence ATGAGTGACGAGACCCCGTCGGTTCGCCGGCCCGCGCAACTGCCCGACGGCGTCAGCCAGGACACCATCGGCGTACGCGGCGGTCTGCTGAGGTCCGGGTTCGAAGAGACCGCCGAGGCGATGTACCTGACGTCCGGCTACGTCTACTCGTCGGCCGCCGACGCGGAGAAGGCGTTCACCGGCGAGATCGACCGGTACGTGTACTCGCGCTACGGCAACCCGACCGTCTCGATGTTCGAGGAACGGCTGCGGCTGCTCGAAGGTGCGCCGGCCTGCTTCGCGACGTCGACGGGGATGTCGGCGGTGTTCACCGCACTGGGAGCGCTGCTGGGTGCCGGAGACCGTTTGGTCGCCGCGCGCAGCCTGTTCGGGTCGTGCTTCGTGGTGTGCAATGAGATCCTGCCGCGCTGGGGCGTCGAGACGGTCTTCGTCGACGGCGACGATCTGGCGCAGTGGGAGGAGGCGCTTTCGGTGCCCACCCAGGCCGTGTTCTTCGAGACCCCGTCCAATCCGATGCAGTCCTTGGTCGACATCGCCGCGGTGTGCGAGCTCGCCCACGCCGCAGGGGCGAAAGTGGTGCTGGACAACGTGTTCGCCACCCCGATCCTGCAGCAGGGGATGCCGCTGGGTGCCGATGTGGTGGTGTACTCCGGCACCAAGCACATCGACGGGCAGGGGCGGGTGCTCGGTGGGGCGATCCTCGGCGACACGGAGTACATCGACGGCCCGGTGCAGAAGCTGATGCGCCACACCGGTCCTGCGCTGAGCCCGTTCAACGCGTGGACCCTGCTCAAGGGGCTGGAGACGCTGGCGCTGCGCGTGCAGCACCAGACCGCCTCGGCGCACCGGATCGCCGAGTTCCTGGAGGGGCACTCCGCGGTGAGTTGGGTGAAATACCCGTTCCTGGAGTCGCATCCGCAGTATGAGCTGGCCAAGCGGCAGATGAGCGGCGGCGGCACGGTGGTGACGTTCGAGCTCAAGGGGGGCGCCGGCGGAGCCGGCAATCCAGCCGCGGCCAAGGAGCGCGCGTTCGAGGTGCTCGACAAGTTGCAGATCGTCGACATCTCCAACAACCTCGGCGATTCGAAGTCGTTGATCACCCATCCGGCCACCACCACCCACCGCGCGATGGGCCCGGAGGGGCGCGCCGCGATCGGCCTCGGTGACGGCGTCGTGCGGATCTCGATCGGGCTGGAGGGCACCGAGGATCTGATCGCCGACCTGGACCGGGCGCTCGGCTGA
- a CDS encoding rhodanese-like domain-containing protein, which translates to MSYAGDITPQEAWKLLSENPDAVLVDCRTDAEWRFVGVPDLSPLHRDVVYIEWNRTDGTRNDGFVDDLQAAGVTPGERPVVFLCRSGNRSIGAAEAATAAGIGPSYNILDGFEGNLDENKHRGGTGWKAVGLPWVQS; encoded by the coding sequence GTGAGTTACGCCGGAGACATCACGCCGCAGGAGGCATGGAAGCTGCTGAGCGAGAACCCGGATGCGGTGCTCGTGGACTGTCGCACCGACGCCGAGTGGCGGTTCGTCGGCGTCCCCGATCTGTCCCCGCTGCACCGCGACGTCGTCTACATCGAGTGGAACCGTACCGACGGCACGCGCAACGACGGGTTCGTCGACGACCTGCAGGCCGCGGGCGTCACGCCCGGTGAGCGGCCCGTGGTGTTCCTGTGCCGCTCCGGCAACCGGTCGATCGGGGCGGCCGAGGCCGCCACCGCGGCGGGCATCGGTCCGTCCTACAACATCCTCGACGGGTTCGAGGGCAACCTCGACGAGAACAAGCACCGCGGCGGCACCGGCTGGAAGGCCGTCGGACTCCCGTGGGTGCAGTCATGA